The Cheilinus undulatus linkage group 17, ASM1832078v1, whole genome shotgun sequence genomic sequence AAGGCATTGCAACATATTTAAGAGGACTAATGGAGTGTGTGGGATAAAAATATGTCTGTATTAGCACGGGAGCTCTATTAGAGTCAGATGTTTGCTCCACTCGCAGGACTCTGAGGAGTAAATCGAGTCATTATCAAAGACCAACCGGTCCCGGTCTCACCGCACGGGGCCCCGACCACAACACATCTGTCTGGAGTCGGCACCAGTCGCAGTGCATTATTACTCACGGTACGAGTTGAGAGTGGCATAGCGCGTACCAAAAGTAATAATGGGCCGCGAGGCTGGCTATGGTCCTGATCTTCTGTTTTCCAGACGCTTTGCTGGTGAAAGACACAAAGATTGTTCTGTAAGATACATTCCTGTGCTGCTCGTTTACCCGCATCCGTGTGGCCACCCACTGGCGTCTGACTGGGAGTGGATgtaggaggaagaggaggaggaggaaggctTCGACAGGAACGGCCGTCTCCCATGAGTTTGAAGCCATCTCTGCACGTACACTGATAGCTGCCGGCTGTGTTCACACACTCCTGGGTGCACGGATGCTGCTCGCTGCACTCATCGACATCTAAGAGACATGAAAGGCAgacaaaagctgttaaaattcctgaaaatgtttggaaaatttCAGGATAAGTATCATTTCCCTTATCACTCTTAGCAGGACATCTCTCTGTCAGGCCTTTCCCAAGATCATGGACTAAGATCACGATCATGCTAGATTTAAGTGCATGCGTTAAAGATAGAAATGAAGAATaatgccaacaaaaaaaaagaataaagcagATTTATTATGTGCAAGATTGAGCCACTTGTACTGTGGCTTGCCAGAGCAAATTGAAGAGTTTGTGCTTTTGTTAGAGAGCTGAATTAACTGGTCTATAAAGGTGAGAGCATGCTACAGAGACCTGTGGAGGTAAAAGAGTCAGAGTGGGAACGTACCTGTTTGACACTGGCGTCCCATCCAGCCTAACGGGCATGCACACTGGTTTGGTCTTAAGCAGGTTCCTCCGTTCACACagggctgtccacacagagctGGAAGAGACGTTTGCAGGAAGTATTCAGCATGTGGGGAAGAATTAAGAGGGGGAAATTGATACCACTCTTGTATGGGCTTTTAAAAACCAccacattctgtttttatttacacttaaCACAACAGTAGTCTCAATGACGGCACCCAGTGGTGTCTGAAGAAACAATGGTGGTGGTGACATGCTGGAAATGCTGACTATGTGCATGTTTTATACAACAGATGTCTGTTAAATGAAATTTTCCCTATATCGTTGAACTGCTGGGTCTTCTATTCTCTTTTGGCCCTTTGCAtctgatgttacaatgtcagTCCCCAGTCCGGACCTCAAAAAGGACATGCAACTTCCCAGAAGTCAGTGCTAAATACATGCTTTTACATGTATTTAgcaaaatacatgtttttttgacAACAAGGAACCCCTGAAAAAATGGTTGAATTCCGTTTCATGccttttccttttgttgttttacaaaaaGGCAGTAAAGAAGCGAAAAGGGGTGGTCACATGAACCGgaagtaaatgtaatttttcaaaataaagccaaaagatggatgatagatagatagatagatagatagatagatagatagatagatatctGCTGATCTGCTATCAGCAGCATCTTATCTTGGTGCTTATTGATATTTTGTCCTCCAAAGAAATTCCTGATGaacatattttaatgaaaactaaaagaaagaaGTTTTTAGCGTGGACAGCCACAAAGACGTCAAtgcttttgtttgctttaagaTCATTTCCCAGAGAAATATTGTTTACCACATAATCATATCAATCACACTAAATCAGAAATGAACTTTCACTTCCAAAACAGGCATTTTAGCCTGATGGCAACAGCAGGGCTTCCACCAATCACTGTAGTGAGTAATATTAGCATGAAGAGATGAGTTACTGCTGGCCAACATTTTGGTGGAATTAACATTACCAATATGGCGCTCACTATTGTTAGGCTTCACATCTCATGGGTGACATCTCTGCGTCTACGTTCATGTTTATACATAAAACATAAAGCTGTCACGTGTTGGTAAACGTTACCTTGGTTGCAGTTGTGTGAGTGAACCCTCCTCCATCCTGGGCAGCATTCTGGGTAGTATTGTGATGAAGGTGCTGCTCTGCTCACCTGCCTGTACGCCACCGAGTACACGGTCCTGTGGAGACAAAACACAGACCCTCACAGTCAGGGATTCCCACTGCCTCATTACGCTGTCATCACCGTCACGCGTGTGGTCGTGGCGCTGcaatcatttcatttttcagacTGAAAAAACCCTGGTGAGAAAATTAGAAGTGGAATATTGAAACCACAGAGCACTGCCGTCCAAGAGCGTGtcgggaaagaaaaaggatgatGGGAGGAGGCATGGTAGAGATATGGAGCGGTAAACTGATGCAAACAGTATAAAACATGGAGAAAGTAAGAATAGATGTGTTTAAGGTGAGCAAAGGGGTCAAATAATCCAACCACAATCAGATAGCATTTCTGTAATGTGTAAGAATCATCAAAAAAACGGAAATGAGTATCACAAAAGTGAAACTAACTCATGCTGGGGAGGCAAGAGTTAAAAAATAAGAGATTAAAATGGAGGGAATGTAAGAGGGGGGACTCGAGAGCATCAGAGCTGGAGAGAGATCGAGCATGTAAGGAGGGAGTAGCGGTCCAAAATAAACACCAGCGTGGTCTCAGCGGGCAGGCAGTTCATTTCCCGTAGTTACACACAAGTACTCGATATTTAGATTCCACCCAAATATGTGCCACCGTGACCCAGttctctgaaaaaaaacagtgtttgtgtgtgtttgtgtgagaaagTCTTGATCTATTTATGACTGAGCTCATAACTCTACCCTGCTAAACATGTCAGGCCGTGTTTAACCCTCCAGTGTTCCTCTAATTAGAACAATGTTGACAACCAGAGTTTACATGTAGATGCTTAAAGTTTAACCCAACAACGGAAGCCATACTTTGTGGTTTTGTCTCTTCATTTCATGTGTTTATCTGGGAGATTTTGTCATCATTTATATGTTTAGTGATggaatatttacagcttttaatgGCACCATGAAGCAGTGTTAATGACTCCCCTTGCTGTCTTTTGCCATAAAGCACTTCTTTACTACTTTTAACATGTGAATACTGTTTATAATGTGCTTTAATGAGTTTCCACCGAGACTAGTACTTTGTGTAACatgagcgccctctgctggtccCCCTTCAGACTTGAGCTGTGCAGCTGTAGTGCTGTTGTCAGTCTGCAGCATGCTGTCCCTGCAGTAAGCTGAAGTAAAGATGCTagaaaagaagatttttctCAGTAAAAGTAACATTTATCCCTGTCATATCTATGTGAGAATCTTTGAAATcaatctcaaacatttccatGATCATATTGATTTGTCACTGGGTAATTTTGGCTCATCATGTTTATGAGCTAACATGAACtaaattttttgtttctgtgtttttgcattttggaGCTATAAGGGTGGCTGAAACATGCTTCTTCTTAACTGGTACgcaattatttaatttaaaatgttgcacGTTTTGATCTTTATTATCTGCATTTTTCAGTCTCTGTTCATTTTTGGAGCTCATTGCTGCAAGAGCAGCTGTGAGAGACCAAACATGCCTCTGTTTTCTCAGAataaatggcttttaagtgccaaaagtcaaagtttggttCATTACACAACCCACAAAGCACCAACACAGCTTCAGCAGACGGCTGCTCAACCTGAGTCTGCTTCTGCTTGTGGTTTTTGTCTAATAAAAGGAGGTTTTTCCTTGCAACTGTAAAGGCCATTGCACACGGTCATTTTATCCACAAATTGCTGCAatgtaaaacagaaatatgatctTATGTTGTGTTTCTCATGCTTGCACACTGACTCTGAAACTTCCTCCCATCATAATTTTTTCTGAacagattagatttttttgcatttgtcaAATCCCTTAAATGAATCACTGACTATTCAGAGTAGGGGCTGCAGcttcctttctctttctttttctcgcTTGTGCAGAAATTTCAATTTAAACACTGTGGTTTGCCCACCTATAATGTAGTCAAACACCACAGATAAAGAAAGTGTTTGATACAAGTGCAGCACGGTCAACATCAGAGTTACCAGTCGTTCTGCCACTTCTGCAGCTGGGGGTTAAGTAACCGGCCATTTAGGCACAATAACATCAACTTAAGCATCGCACAAGTGTAATCAGAGAAAATCAGagcaaaacatacataaaacagaCAATTTAAAGGAAACACATTGATATTCCCACAAAATCTTTGAGAAAAAACACCGACTTGCTAATATGTTCAGTTGCCTATGTAATTCTGGGCCTTATTTCAGTGCAGCGCTGCCATGCATGGATGACAACAGCAGGATGTGGCGACAGATggttgatattttattttattatgtaatgaacaaataaacaacattgAGATATTTATACTattgtttatatatttaaagaaacttaatgtaaataaaataaaataataacctACTTGTTGACAACTTGTTAGAGCTCCAAATGTCCCATTTGAGGCTTTCAAGGGAGCCAAGCTCCCCTTAGCTTCCTGTTAATTTGATCTAGGAACAAAATTTGTTCTCAAAGCCACATAATTAcataactaaattaaaaagtaatgttCCATCTCTGACTTGACACAGCGCCATGATGCACAAGCttgtgaaaatgactgaaatatatGAAAGTCTGTGCAAGGATGGATGAACCCAgagttttcttttctgtttttaaaagaaacccTGCATGATAAGACatgttcatcttgttggatagatgtTTTAGACTGGCAGTATGTTTTGCTGCCACAACAGATTTGATACTAGACACGAGTTTGCTGTGTCtatctccctgctgtcaaatcTCTGTCATTCCTCATAAGATTTTgcctcaataaacctccctacaagtgactggattcagtgtttAGTGGAAGTGTACTGGGAGCTTTTCAACATAAAAGCATTTTGTATATACAAAGTGAGTTTTTCCAAAGGAATgctaaagtgggcttttactttgaaaaccacAAACAGGACGTCTTTTCGTACTGTGTTTATCTcaacctgcaacattttgaactgtgtggaaacagacagcttcataaatagtagaaGTTCAGGgaaaaactttattaaacagatgcattttagctcctgtccttcatctggttcatcaagaaacagatttcaaacaaattctaccaatgtggatggaaatatttgctacaacaaggtagaaatagctctgtatttatcattttcctgtctagtttgacaAAAAACGCTCGTGGTGTAAGAAAAACATAGAAAAGACATCAAATCTTAAAATCCTCCATGTGTGAGATGTGCAGCGTCTCTGAGATGCatccctaacactggctgccggTCTAAAACAGCAGTTACTGCATAGCAACAGCTAAGTGATGTCACACtaccagtgcagaccaaaacatggcggcctcctggtgaatttataaactcaaattactcaaaatgcagatatctggggagttttttagtttaatatacatttgagagatgCACACATCAATCCAActagatgaacttgtctgatcatgcagggttcctctCATCCatctttgttgcttttattcCTTTGATTACAATACCATTTTGCACCTACTCTGTGCAATGTTTAGTGCTTGACAATTGGTACTGGATCCACTGGATTACAGATCCAAAATCTGTATATAACAGACTTGGTGTGCAAGGATCTTTACTCTGCTAAGTTGTTTAAAGCTGTGCTCATGTTTGACAAATGTTAATGATCTTTTTGTATGAACAGTGTTCTGTGATAGCATTTCTGATGAATTGGTGCAATGCAAAAATTGACTGATTAACAATACTAACGAGGGAACGATACCATAGTGGTAGACGGCCCAGCTCGCAAGCAAGAAAGTCTGTATAGGGCTGCAAACTACAGAGAAGTTTCCTGCTTCCATTGTCGTTATGTATTAAAACTAGTGTGATATTTTAATCAAAAGACAGTTTTTAGTAAACTGGATGCCATAACCAATGCACCACTCTCTAACTCTTTGGTCTCTCTGAGTTTTCCTCCTGTGTGTCAGCTCCTGGAGTCTGTGCTTGTTTGCGTGCCATGTTGCTGCTCCACTCACTTGTACGTGCTGCACAGTCGATGCCCCTGACACAGGGTGATGTAGGGCTTGTGCACCGGCTGGACGTATGACTCTGTTGCCATGACAACGCTGTGACGAAGGTCTCGGCCGCACACCCTCCtcctgcaggaaaaaaagaaggagATCAAACATTAACACAGTCTGGAGATGGAGACTTTCAGAGAGCATCTGTGCTGGAAGGTGAGCTAGTTTAGACAAAGTTTTCAGGAGAGTTGTTTACAGAGATTTAGTTTATGGCCCTGTTTGTCTTAAAAAACCTGATGcaataaactgtttaaacttCTGATTCACTCAGATAGAAAATGCAATCTGTTGCAATAATTTAGAGAAAGGGTTCTTCTAAAATATGCAGTCACATGTAGCATCATATTGGAGGGTCTGATGGGACTTTTTGATATGTAGAGACGTTGTTTCTTTGCAGAACTCAGGAAACCTTTAAGTCATACTGATagttccactttttaacacgGGAGTTTATGGTGTAGACCAGTGGCTCTAAACTGGTGGGCCAAGTTctaaaagtgggtcatggagagGTTTTCAGTGAGTCGTGAGgatgtgcattgaaaacagaaattttggCAAAAAGTGTTCGGTGTGCAGAAGACCTCCGAGCATTTTATTCCACTCCATTTCTTCTGTTATTACAAGTCAAGATCTCAAcatatttgtcttttaatcAGAGTATAACAAAGCTGGCTTTCCAAAATAATGTGTTAATTCCTCCAGATGGCTAGAAAACGACCAAAACTTCATTGTTTATCATTGCTGTTTATGCGGCAGGTTTGGTGTCAGATGAAGCGATTGCCagcatgctgcagaaacagccTTTTAAGAACATTATACCATAAAAAGGATCattacaggaggaggaggagttgcATTTCTTAACACATATATTTATCAGTGGTGCACAATTTTATCAGCATATCAGCAGAtatagagtatacccacttctaaatTCCGTCTCCTGGGAtggcaaaga encodes the following:
- the egfl7 gene encoding epidermal growth factor-like protein 7 isoform X1 — translated: MYQTLLLSSSLFILHVMGTTTFFAHHGRRVCGRDLRHSVVMATESYVQPVHKPYITLCQGHRLCSTYKTVYSVAYRQVSRAAPSSQYYPECCPGWRRVHSHNCNQALCGQPCVNGGTCLRPNQCACPLGWMGRQCQTDVDECSEQHPCTQECVNTAGSYQCTCRDGFKLMGDGRSCRSLPPPPLPPTSTPSQTPVGGHTDAGGGFNLAENVTEEVQSLRNRVELLEKKLQLVLAPFSSYFPLSLDEGLSEKTTLLSHSFQQLDRIDSLSEQIGFLEERLGTCSCQEN
- the egfl7 gene encoding epidermal growth factor-like protein 7 isoform X2; amino-acid sequence: MATESYVQPVHKPYITLCQGHRLCSTYKTVYSVAYRQVSRAAPSSQYYPECCPGWRRVHSHNCNQALCGQPCVNGGTCLRPNQCACPLGWMGRQCQTDVDECSEQHPCTQECVNTAGSYQCTCRDGFKLMGDGRSCRSLPPPPLPPTSTPSQTPVGGHTDAGGGFNLAENVTEEVQSLRNRVELLEKKLQLVLAPFSSYFPLSLDEGLSEKTTLLSHSFQQLDRIDSLSEQIGFLEERLGTCSCQEN